Genomic window (Vigna radiata var. radiata cultivar VC1973A chromosome 1, Vradiata_ver6, whole genome shotgun sequence):
tatcaagaccaaaactaaaatcatgaacaaaacatgtaggCCCAAAAATTTTAAGAGGTAATGGATGTAAAGGGTCTTAAGGAAATAAGATAGAATGAGGGATTTTGTTATCTAGGACAGAAGACGACATGTGGTTtatgagataacatgcagtgAGAACTGCGTCACCCCAAAAACACGACGGTACTTGACCATGGATTAGAAGTGtacgagttgtttcaataagGTGTCTATTCTTGCGCTCTGCCACCCtattttgttgaggggtataGGCACATGAGGTCTGGTGAAGAATGccatgagaagccataaaatgtttaaacagTTGAGAAAGGTATTCACGACCATTATCACTGCTAAGTGCAAATAGAAACCCCAAACtcagtttttatttcattgaaaaatgattggaaaatagaaaataactcagaacgattcttcattagaaacaaccaagtacatctggaatagtcatcaataaaggtaacaaaatactgaaatCCTAAAGTTGATTTAACATGACTAGGTTCCCAAATATCAGAATGAACCAATGAAAAGGGGGATGACGCTCGTTGTGAAACACTACAAGGAAAGGAACTACGAGTATATTTACCTAACTGATAAGATTCACACGACAAACTTGATAATTTCGACAAACTTGGAACAAGTTGTTATAGCTTGGCAAGACTAGGATGACCTAACTGAGAATGAAGAAGGGATGGTGACTCCATGATTACGCCAGCATGTGGAGAAGGGCGGAGATGATATAGaccatgagactcacatcctgTGCCAATCATGTGTTTCGAACTCCGGTCCTGCAACCAAACAGAATCTTTGATAAATGAAATAACAGAATTAAGGGAACGAGTTAGACGACTTACGGACAATAAGTTAAAAGGAGGAAAACAAGGACTTGTTACCAATGGTATGATCAGTGGTGCCTGAGTCAAGGACCCAAGATCCGAGAGAGTGAGTCAGACTAACAAAAGGAGTACCTGTGCGTGTAACAGAAGCAAATGTAGTGGAACAAGAGTGCTGACGGTCCTCATACCATTTGAGAAATTCCTGAAAGAGTGTAGGGTTGTTTATGGTATTTGATGAAGTAGGATGATCTAGAGACGGTGATCGGGGAGGTGGATCAGAATTAGCCATTGCTATAGGTCGAGGAGGACGTCCATGAAGCGCATAATCAATTTTGTGGCCTAGCTTGTCACAATGGTCACATTTTGGACGTCCTTTACCTGGCTGGCGAGACCGACTCCGATCATCACATTGGGTAGCCATGgagggagaaaccctaaaaatccaaaGTGCTCCGATTGACGCAGCGACAACAGATCCAAAAAGAGAGCGAGGAGGTGATCACGGTGGCTCTGGTAGGCGGCAGAAAGCTCCAGCGACGCGCCGGCACGTGCGGCGGGAAGCGGCGGATCTACGACTTTTGAGGCGGCGCGTGGGTGGTCCGATCACCGCGATCTTTGCATCATGGTGGTCGCCCGACCGAGACGATTAGGATGGAGTGGTCGCCAGTCAATTCTGGAACTCCGGTGGGGGCAATGGCGACGGCAGCGGCTGTGGCGATGGGTACCGGAGATTGTGGAACTGGCTGGAAGAAAACCTAAACTCTAGATACcatattgaatatagtgaaaaatatatatgggattaatctcccttgtgttttgcatacacatagggtagtttatttataatgtaagataAGGGTTAAACCTTAAATACAGAATGGACTGAGctcaattaacataaacacacaacttAACATGTAAGAGTAAGGAATGAGGTACCTGAGAGTGTTTTTTCGAAAGCAAGgcttattttcaaattcatcacATTACATTCGCTCATAAGCATCAAAGAACTCATCTGAATCATTCATGTCCGTTAAACTTGTACAGTGAGAAATATCTTTCCCTGCTTTATCTTCCATTACATGTTCCATGACCCTCTTGTTATCTTTTGTAACTTCATTCTTAGTATCGACTTTTATTGCAATAGGTTCAGAGGAACAATTTCCATCTTTGGCCTTAAAATATTCTCTCAGTGCTGCAAATGGTGAAAATAATAAGACTAATGAAGGGTTTAATATAAAATCCTTATGCAGAAAGATTAAGTATAAACTaatatatctataatttatatcataattCAAGGTTTAAAATAATCACGTGGTCTTTGTAAGTGAAACTCATTTAGAAATTAGTCCTTATACAACTTCATTAGTACACAATGttggataaacttaaatttgagGTAGCTTAGTAATTTCATTTTACTCATAGTTTATTTGGTACATGATTACCATGTTaccctttttatttattgtcaCAATCTGCTCTTATCTGATTTTGTCATCATTACTGATTTTATGCTCAAAACATTAGAGTTACAGTATTTATCTTCATACCTGCAGCTATTTAACGTCTATGATATTCATTAATGAAATACACAAAATTACAAAGTCTAATTATATAGTGTGTGTCGTCTTCTATTTTACACACAAGAGTCATTTTtgttaatatgtttttgttaataCATGATTGAATACAAAATGCACTAAAGCCCAAATGattattatattaactataTTAAACAAACCTGCAAGTCTCTCAAGCAAAGAAATGGTCAAGGGTGTAGAAGCAGATGAAGGGCATGGATACCATTTCCAGAATTTCCAATCAATAGCAAGCATGTGTTTGACACGTGATGCCTTTCCATTTTTGACAGGAGTTATCAGAAAACCTCCACCTGTAAAGCATTGTGATTATAATATTGTTGCATTTGTCTATAATTTTGTATCATTTGAATAGTAATAAGGCAATCACATTGCATTACTTTGAAGGGATGCACGAACATAGTCTCTTTGTGGTAGACAAGTCTTGTGATGAACAGAATGGAATGATATAACTGTtacaaaaccaaagaaaaagatgaaaaattagttgattgataatataaatgaaTCAGAACTTCACATATAGTATGGATTTTACTTCAAAATATTTACCATATGTGCCGTCATTCTCTTTTCTCCAATATCTTTGCAACAAAAAATCTCGTGGTTTCATTCCCCTGTAAATAGATGAATCAGTAACAGGTATGCTTAAACCAGTTATCTGTGTAACAAAGTTTCACATATTGATTACCTAGGTAACCGATCATTGTACAACTTCACATGAATTATATCAGTATGATCGTCAATGTGATCTATCACACTACCTTGGTGTGTACAGAAGTCCCATCTG
Coding sequences:
- the LOC106759503 gene encoding protein ENHANCED DISEASE RESISTANCE 2-like, yielding MISDVIAPSPWKIYSCHNGLRIFKEAPDWGFGRSWGNHPVMMAVSVIEGTSEDIFQTLMSLRPSRSEWDFCTHQGSVIDHIDDHTDIIHVKLYNDRLPRGMKPRDFLLQRYWRKENDGTYVISFHSVHHKTCLPQRDYVRASLQSGGFLITPVKNGKASRVKHMLAIDWKFWKWYPCPSSASTPLTISLLERLAALREYFKAKDGNCSSEPIAIKVDTKNEVTKDNKRVMEHVMEDKAGKDISHCTSLTDMNDSDEFFDAYERM